AAGTAAACGAGGACAAAGGGAAACTGAAAGTTCTTGTGAGCATCTTCGGTAGACCAACTCCAGTAGAGTTGGACTACATTCAAGTAGAAAAACAATAATCCAAATCCGCATAGGGCGGACGAGGAATTTAATAACACAACCTCTTGCAGGAGTGGGTCATGGCAAAAAAAGTTACAGGAATGATCAAGCTGCAAATACCGGCAGGGAAAGCGAATCCAGCTCCTCCCGTTGGACCGGCACTTGGACAGCACGGGGTAAACATCATGGAATTCTGTAAGCAGTTCAACGCTCGTACACAAGCGTTGGGTGATAGCATCATCCCTATCATCATCACTGTTTACCAAGACAGATCGTTTACTTTCATCACTAAAACACCTCCGGTGTCTTCTTTGATCAAAAAGGCGTTGAAGCTTGAATCAGGCTCTAAACAGCCTCAAAAAGACAAAGTTGGCAAAATCAATAACGATCAAATTAAGCAAATCGCTACAACGAAATTGCCTGATTTGAACTGCTTGAAAGTTGAATCCGCAATGTCACAAGTTG
This region of Bdellovibrio sp. 22V genomic DNA includes:
- the rplK gene encoding 50S ribosomal protein L11, with amino-acid sequence MAKKVTGMIKLQIPAGKANPAPPVGPALGQHGVNIMEFCKQFNARTQALGDSIIPIIITVYQDRSFTFITKTPPVSSLIKKALKLESGSKQPQKDKVGKINNDQIKQIATTKLPDLNCLKVESAMSQVAGTAKSMGIDIA